A genomic window from bacterium includes:
- a CDS encoding type II toxin-antitoxin system PemK/MazF family toxin, with amino-acid sequence MPTTVGDKPGVALADQVKSLDWRARKAKKAGAVDQAVFDDILAKIQTLLS; translated from the coding sequence GTGCCGACGACCGTCGGTGACAAGCCTGGTGTCGCCCTGGCAGACCAGGTCAAGAGCCTGGACTGGCGTGCCCGCAAGGCTAAAAAGGCAGGGGCTGTGGATCAGGCCGTTTTTGACGACATCCTCGCTAAAATCCAAACGT